Proteins encoded together in one Pseudorca crassidens isolate mPseCra1 chromosome 17, mPseCra1.hap1, whole genome shotgun sequence window:
- the FAM110B gene encoding protein FAM110B — MPTESLQTGSMVKPVSPAGTFTSAVPLRILNKGPDYFRRQAEPNPKRLSAVERLEADKAKYVKSQEVINAKQEPVKPAVLAKPPVCPGAKRALGSPTLKGFGGGAKSEGGAPRETLKLEILKNILNSSEGSSAGSGHKHGARNWPAPRADAAELHRHSFAESLRVRPTPGRGSPQEGGSHVGRRPLEPAPDSFLHVSHSSSDIRKVTGAKPLKAIPCSSSAPPLPPKPKVAAPAAVRSPEAEAAEPACGVGRRPSLQRSKSDLSDRYFRVDADVERFFNYCGLDPEELETLGMENFARANSDIISLNFRSASMISSDCEQSQDSNSDLRNDDSANDRVPYGISAIERNARIIKWLYSIKQARESQKVSHV; from the coding sequence ATGCCCACGGAGAGCCTACAGACAGGTAGCATGGTGAAGCCGGTCAGCCCCGCCGGCACCTTCACGTCGGCCGTGCCCCTGCGCATCCTCAACAAGGGGCCCGACTACTTTCGCCGGCAGGCGGAGCCCAACCCCAAGCGACTCagcgccgtggagcggctggaggCCGACAAGGCCAAGTACGTCAAGAGCCAGGAGGTCATCAACGCCAAGCAGGAGCCCGTGAAGCCGGCCGTGCTGGCCAAGCCCCCCGTGTGCCCGGGCGCCAAGCGCGCGCTCGGCAGCCCCACGCTCAAGGGCTTCGGCGGCGGCGCCAAGAGCGAGGGCGGCGCGCCGCGCGAGACCCTGAAGCTCGAGATCCTCAAGAACATCCTCAACAGCTCGGAGGGCTCGAGCGCGGGCTCGGGCCACAAGCACGGCGCGCGGAACTGGCCGGCGCCGCGCGCCGACGCGGCCGAGCTGCACCGGCACTCGTTCGCCGAGTCGCTGCGCGTGCGCCCCACGCCCGGCCGCGGCAGCCCGCAGGAGGGCGGCTCGCACGTGGGCCGGCGGCCGCTCGAGCCCGCCCCCGACTCCTTCCTGCACGTGTCGCACAGCTCCTCGGACATCCGCAAGGTGACGGGCGCAAAGCCCCTGAAGGCCATCCCCTGCAGCAGCTCCGCCCCGCCGCTGCCCCCCAAGCCCAAGGTCGCCGCCCCGGCCGCGGTCAGGTCCCCCGAGGCCGAGGCGGCCGAGCCGGCCTGCGGGGTGGGCCGGAGACCCTCGCTCCAGCGGTCCAAGTCGGACCTGAGCGACAGGTACTTCCGGGTGGACGCCGACGTGGAGCGCTTCTTCAACTACTGCGGACTGGACCCCGAGGAGCTGGAAACCCTGGGCATGGAGAACTTCGCCCGCGCCAACTCCGACATCATCTCCCTCAACTTCCGCAGCGCCAGCATGATCAGCTCGGACTGTGAACAGTCTCAGGACAGTAACAGTGACCTTAGAAACGATGACAGTGCCAATGACCGGGTGCCCTATGGCATCTCCGCGATCGAGAGAAACGCTCGCATCATCAAGTGGTTGTATAGCATCAAACAAGCCAGAGAGTCGCAGAAGGTGTCCCACGTGTAA